A part of Chanodichthys erythropterus isolate Z2021 chromosome 4, ASM2448905v1, whole genome shotgun sequence genomic DNA contains:
- the LOC137018696 gene encoding zona pellucida sperm-binding protein 3-like, producing MGLMDFISVGLLLLSAVGLCLAQWSGFQQGQDPLRFQQQQSPVLSSQQVDQASQGSLRPVMSPAGLNPWKLQEPGSSQSKQLMETPLAPLTWHFPVVPEEPQQPDVPFVLHVPTPAQSIAVQCGERSVYVEVKKDFFGTGQLVNPSFLTLGGCAAVGEDPGAQVLIFEYELQACGSSLMMTGNELVYKFTLLYTPEVLVGTPIVRSDAAAVQIECHYSRLHNVSSSVLRPNWVPFAATKVAEEVLMFSLKLMTDDWMFERPSNQYYLGQFLNLEASVRQYNHVPLRIFVDGCVATAVPDVTAAPRYSFIENHGCLVDAKLTGSTSSFVRRVQNDKLHFRLESFRLQQANNGLVYITCSLRAVIASTPISPENKACSFANGWLSADDNDQMCMCCDSTCGFSRKGRALSDLGEGLVSEGKATIGPIVVSDLQ from the exons ATGGGATTAATGGATTTCATCAGTGTTGGATTGTTGCTGCTTTCTGCAGTTGGCTTGTGTTTAGCACAATGGTCAGGATTTCAACAAGGCCAGGATCCATTAAGATTCCAACAACAACAATCACCAGTTTTAAGTTCTCAGCAAGTTGACCAAGCTTCACAGGGGTCGCTGAGACCTGTGATGAGCCCTGCTGGGTTAAATCCATGGAAGCTTCAAGAACCTGGAAGTAGTCAATCTAAACAGCTAATGGAGACTCCTTTGGCACCTTTGACCTGGCACTTTCCTGTAGTTCCAGAAGAACCCCAACAGCCAGATGTGCCTTTTGTGTTGCATGTACCTACCCCTGCTCAGAGTATTGCAGTACAATGTGGGGAGCGCTCTGTGTATGTGGAAGTTAAGAAGGATTTCTTTGGGACTGGTCAACTGGTAAATCCTTCATTCCTCACTTTAGGAGGTTGTGCAGCTGTTGGAGAGGATCCAGGAGCTCAAGTCCTTATCTTTGAGTATGAGCTCCAGGCATGTGGCAGCTCTCTGATG ATGACTGGTAATGAGCTTGTGTATAAATTCACCCTCCTGTACACCCCTGAGGTTTTAGTAGGAACTCCCATTGTAAGATCTGATGCAGCAGCTGTTCAAATTGAGTGCCACTATTCAAG GTTGCACAATGTTAGCAGTAGTGTTTTGAGGCCCAATTGGGTTCCCTTTGCTGCTACAAAAGTCGCAGAGGAAGTTTTAATGTTCTCCCTAAAGCTCATGACtg ATGACTGGATGTTTGAGAGGCCATCCAATCAGTACTACTTGGGGCAATTCCTGAATCTTGAAGCTTCTGTGAGGCAGTACAACCATGTTCCTCTGCGGATCTTTGTAGATGGTTGTGTGGCTACTGCAGTCCCTGATGTGACTGCTGCTCCAAGATATTCCTTTATTGAGAACCATGG GTGCCTGGTTGATGCAAAGCTTACAGGATCTACTTCTAGTTTTGTGCGCCGAGTTCAGAATGACAAACTACACTTTCGCTTGGAGTCTTTCAGATTGCAGCAAGCAAATAATGGTTTG GTATACATCACATGTTCTTTGAGGGCAGTTATTGCTTCAACCCCCATAAGTCCAGAGAACAAGGCTTGCTCTTTTGCCAATGG ATGGCTTTCTGCAGATGACAATGACCAGATGTGCATGTGCTGTGACTCAACATGTGGCTTCAGCCGGAAAGGGCGTGCACTGTCTGATTTGGGTGaag gCCTTGTTTCAGAAGGGAAAGCGACAATTGGCCCCATTGTTGTCTCTGATTTACAATAA